A single window of Streptomyces diastaticus subsp. diastaticus DNA harbors:
- a CDS encoding endonuclease — protein sequence MSASQSAVAATLLDRHGTTYAREAGITLKDTPQPLYQLLVLSSLLSARIRASVAVDAARALFHDGMRNPRAMADASWQDRVDALGEGGYRRYDERTATQLGDGAELLLEEHRGDLRRVREGARGDEKAVVSGLRETPGMGPTGADIFLREAQAVWPEFAPHFDGKALRGAERLGLPQDPERLERLAGDAGPAVLAAALVRAALRKKVADDVLEHAG from the coding sequence GTGAGTGCTTCGCAGTCCGCCGTCGCCGCCACGCTCCTCGACCGGCACGGCACCACCTACGCGCGCGAGGCGGGGATCACCCTCAAGGACACCCCGCAGCCGCTCTACCAGCTCCTCGTGCTGAGTTCCCTGCTCAGCGCCCGCATCCGGGCCTCCGTGGCGGTGGACGCCGCGCGCGCCCTCTTCCACGACGGCATGCGCAACCCGCGCGCCATGGCCGACGCGTCCTGGCAGGACCGGGTGGACGCGCTCGGCGAGGGCGGCTACCGGCGGTACGACGAGCGGACCGCCACCCAGCTCGGTGACGGCGCCGAGCTGCTGCTGGAGGAGCACCGCGGGGATCTGCGGCGGGTGCGCGAGGGGGCGCGCGGCGACGAGAAGGCGGTGGTCTCGGGCCTGCGGGAGACGCCGGGCATGGGACCGACGGGCGCGGACATCTTCCTGCGCGAGGCCCAGGCCGTGTGGCCCGAGTTCGCGCCCCACTTCGACGGCAAGGCCCTCCGGGGCGCCGAACGGCTCGGACTGCCGCAGGACCCCGAGCGCCTCGAACGGCTGGCCGGGGACGCGGGGCCCGCCGTCCTCGCCGCCGCCCTCGTCCGGGCCGCGCTGCGGAAGAAGGTCGCGGACGACGTACTGGAGCACGCGGGCTGA
- a CDS encoding helix-turn-helix domain-containing protein, whose translation MSHDSTVTADFAGRKLSGRRRKEIVAVLLFSGGPIFESSIPLSVFGIDRQDAGVPRYRLLVSAGEDGPLRTTGGLELTAPQGLEALARAGTVVVPAWRSITSPPPAAALDALRRAHEEGARIVGLCTGAFVLAAAGLLDGRPATTHWMYAPTLAKRYPSVHVDPRELFVDDGDVLTSAGTAAGIDLCLHIVRTDHGSEAAGALARRLVVPPRRAGGQERYLDRSLPEEIGADPLAEVVAWALEHLHEQFDVETLAARAYMSRRTFDRRFRSLTGSAPLQWLITQRVLQAQRLLETSDYSVDEVAGRCGFRSPVALRGHFRRQLGSSPAAYRAAYRARRPQSEQRPEPVQPAQPVQVFDGPLPPQLRRTPQGVGAHHGDPGRGGPEAYLQGRTALPGQRERPVG comes from the coding sequence ATGAGCCACGACTCCACCGTCACGGCGGACTTCGCGGGCCGCAAACTCTCCGGGCGGCGCCGCAAGGAGATCGTCGCCGTTCTCCTCTTCAGCGGCGGCCCGATCTTCGAGAGTTCCATCCCGCTCTCCGTCTTCGGCATCGACCGGCAGGACGCCGGCGTGCCGCGCTACCGGCTGCTGGTGTCCGCCGGAGAGGACGGACCGCTGCGGACCACCGGCGGACTGGAACTGACGGCGCCTCAGGGCCTGGAGGCGCTGGCCCGGGCCGGGACGGTGGTGGTGCCCGCCTGGCGGTCGATCACCTCACCCCCGCCCGCCGCCGCGCTGGACGCCCTGCGCCGTGCGCACGAGGAGGGCGCGCGCATCGTCGGGCTGTGCACCGGCGCCTTCGTCCTGGCCGCCGCCGGACTGCTGGACGGCAGGCCCGCGACCACCCACTGGATGTACGCGCCGACGCTGGCCAAGCGCTACCCCTCGGTCCACGTGGACCCGCGGGAGCTCTTCGTCGACGACGGTGACGTGCTCACCTCGGCCGGCACCGCCGCCGGGATCGACCTCTGCCTGCACATCGTCCGCACCGATCACGGCAGCGAGGCCGCGGGCGCCCTGGCGCGCCGCCTGGTCGTGCCGCCGCGCCGGGCCGGCGGGCAGGAGCGCTACCTCGACAGGTCTTTACCTGAGGAGATCGGTGCCGACCCGCTCGCCGAGGTCGTCGCCTGGGCGCTGGAGCACCTCCACGAGCAGTTCGACGTGGAGACGCTGGCCGCGCGCGCGTACATGAGCCGCCGGACCTTCGACCGGCGCTTCCGTTCGCTCACCGGCAGCGCGCCGCTCCAGTGGCTCATCACCCAGCGCGTCCTCCAGGCTCAGCGCCTGCTGGAGACCTCCGACTACTCGGTGGACGAGGTCGCCGGCCGCTGCGGCTTCCGGTCGCCGGTCGCCCTGCGCGGGCACTTCCGCCGCCAGCTCGGCTCCTCCCCCGCCGCGTACCGGGCCGCCTACCGGGCCCGCCGTCCGCAGTCGGAGCAGCGGCCCGAGCCGGTGCAGCCCGCACAGCCGGTGCAGGTCTTCGACGGGCCGCTCCCGCCGCAGCTCCGCCGGACGCCGCAGGGAGTCGGTGCCCACCACGGGGACCCGGGCAGAGGAGGGCCGGAGGCGTACCTTCAGGGGCGCACGGCACTCCCGGGCCAACGGGAGCGCCCCGTAGGCTGA
- the orn gene encoding oligoribonuclease: protein MNDRMVWIDCEMTGLSLADDALIEVAALVTDSELNVLGDGVDIVIRPPDEALETMPEVVRKMHTASGLLAELAGGTTLADAEAQVLAYVREHVKEPGKAPLCGNSVGTDRNFLARDMAALEGYLHYRIVDVSSVKELARRWYPRAYFNSPDKNGNHRALADIRESIAELRYYREAVFVPQPGPDSDTAKAIAAKHVLTSE from the coding sequence ATGAACGACCGCATGGTGTGGATCGACTGCGAGATGACCGGGCTCTCGCTGGCGGACGACGCACTCATCGAGGTGGCCGCGCTGGTCACCGACTCGGAACTGAACGTGCTCGGCGACGGTGTGGACATCGTGATCCGTCCGCCGGACGAGGCGCTGGAGACCATGCCCGAGGTGGTGCGCAAGATGCACACCGCCTCGGGGCTCCTCGCCGAACTGGCGGGCGGCACCACGTTGGCCGACGCGGAGGCGCAAGTCCTCGCGTACGTCCGCGAGCACGTCAAGGAGCCCGGCAAGGCTCCGCTGTGCGGGAACTCGGTCGGCACCGACCGGAACTTCCTCGCGCGGGACATGGCGGCGCTGGAGGGGTATCTCCACTACCGCATCGTGGACGTCTCCTCGGTGAAGGAACTGGCCCGCCGGTGGTACCCGCGGGCGTACTTCAACAGTCCCGACAAGAACGGCAACCACCGGGCACTCGCGGACATCCGCGAGTCCATCGCCGAGCTGCGCTACTACCGCGAGGCGGTCTTCGTGCCGCAGCCCGGACCCGATTCCGACACCGCGAAGGCCATCGCCGCCAAGCATGTGCTGACCTCCGAATAA